Proteins encoded together in one Anticarsia gemmatalis isolate Benzon Research Colony breed Stoneville strain chromosome 1, ilAntGemm2 primary, whole genome shotgun sequence window:
- the LOC142976035 gene encoding alpha/beta hydrolase domain-containing protein 17B — translation MNGLSFSELCCLFCCPPCPGKIAAKLAFLPPEPTYTFTPDETAAKFALTLTERAEWQYSEREKENIEGFYSRTTRGNRIACLFVRCSPNARFTILFSHGNAVDLGQMSSFYLGLGTRINCNIFSYDYSGYGVSGGKPSEKNLYADIDAAWQALRTRYGISPENIILYGQSIGTVPTVDLAARYEVGAVVLHSPLMSGMRVAFPNTKRTWFFDAFPSIDKIPKVTSPVLVIHGTEDEVIDFSHGLAIYERCPRAVEPLWVEGAGHNDVELFNQYLERLKRFVSVELLN, via the exons ATGAACGGGTTAAGTTTCAGTGAACTCTGTTGCCTATTTTGTTGTCCACCATGCCCGGGGAAAATCGCGGCTAAGCTAGCATTTCTGCCTCCAGAACCTACGTATACATTCACACCTGACGAAACAGCAGCAAAATTCGCATTGACACTAACCGAGCGGGCAGAGTGGCAATACTCAGAACGTGAAAAGGAGAATATTGAAGGGTTCTACTCGAGAACAACGAGAGGCAACAGAATAGCTTGCCTCTTTGTTCGATGTAGTCCCAACGCCcgttttacaatattgttttcacATGGAAACGCTGTAGATCTCGGTCAAATGAGCAGTTTTTATTTAGGCTTAGGTACTAGAATAAACTGTAATATATTCAGTTATGATTATTCTGGCTATGGTGTGAGTGGTGGCAAACCTTCAGAGAAAAATTTGTATGCTGATATTGACGCAGCGTGGCAGGCGCTGCGAACTCGTTATGGTATCAGTccagaaaacataatattgtatggGCAAAGTATTGGTACTGTGCCTACAGTGGATCTGGCTGCCCGCTATGAAGTGGGAGCTGTGGTGCTGCATTCTCCCCTTATGTCAGGCATGCGAGTGGCATTCCCCAACACGAAAAGGACATGGTTCTTTGATGCTTTTCCCAG tatcGACAAAATCCCAAAGGTGACCTCTCCAGTTCTAGTTATTCATGGAACTGAAGATGAGGTGATAGATTTCTCTCACGGATTAGCTATTTACGAACGCTGTCCACGCGCCGTAGAGCCGCTATGGGTTGag GGCGCTGGACACAATGACGTTGAACTGTTCAACCAATATTTAGAGAGACTGAAACGTTTTGTTTCAGTGGAATTGCTCAACTGA